A window of the Rhodoferax sp. GW822-FHT02A01 genome harbors these coding sequences:
- the fmt gene encoding methionyl-tRNA formyltransferase: MKVIFAGTPEFARTALERIHAAGMQVVLVLTQPDRPAGRGMKLQASSVKQFAVAQGLPLAQPQGLKLDGKYAQDAAVARAMIEACDADVMVVAAYGLILPQWVLDTMQTPLADGRKRLGCLNIHGSLLPRWRGAAPVHRAIEAGDSQTGVTIMQMDAGLDTGDMLLCQAIAIEADDTTATLHDKVATLGADMIVTALHALAKGELMATPQPQEGVTYAHKIEKHEAVIDWREDALSICRRVRAFNPFPGASTVLQGETVKVWQAVPGSAPTDALPGTVVAVDASGITVATGHGAVVMRELQRPGGKRLPVDAFLRGFDVQAGMCCESAPSTRDAAL, encoded by the coding sequence CTGAAAGTCATCTTTGCCGGTACGCCGGAATTTGCACGCACGGCTCTGGAGCGCATCCACGCCGCCGGTATGCAGGTGGTGCTGGTGCTGACCCAGCCAGACCGGCCGGCCGGGCGAGGCATGAAACTGCAGGCTTCCAGCGTCAAGCAATTTGCGGTGGCCCAGGGACTGCCGTTGGCGCAACCTCAGGGCTTGAAGCTCGACGGAAAATACGCGCAAGACGCCGCCGTTGCGCGAGCGATGATCGAAGCCTGCGACGCTGATGTGATGGTGGTGGCTGCCTACGGGCTGATCCTGCCCCAGTGGGTGCTGGACACTATGCAAACGCCTCTCGCGGATGGCCGCAAGCGCTTGGGATGCCTCAATATCCACGGTTCCCTCTTGCCACGTTGGCGCGGAGCTGCACCTGTTCACCGCGCCATTGAAGCCGGAGACAGCCAGACTGGCGTCACCATCATGCAAATGGATGCCGGGCTGGATACCGGTGACATGCTGCTGTGCCAGGCCATTGCCATCGAGGCGGACGACACGACCGCCACGCTGCACGATAAGGTGGCCACATTGGGCGCAGACATGATCGTGACCGCACTGCATGCGCTTGCCAAAGGCGAGCTGATGGCAACGCCCCAGCCGCAAGAGGGCGTGACTTACGCCCATAAGATCGAGAAGCACGAGGCAGTCATCGACTGGCGCGAAGATGCGCTCAGCATTTGCCGCCGGGTGCGGGCCTTCAATCCCTTTCCGGGTGCCAGTACGGTGCTGCAAGGGGAGACCGTCAAGGTCTGGCAGGCGGTGCCGGGCTCTGCACCTACGGATGCCCTCCCCGGAACCGTGGTGGCAGTGGACGCCTCTGGCATTACCGTTGCCACAGGACATGGTGCTGTGGTCATGCGGGAGCTGCAGCGGCCTGGGGGCAAGCGTTTGCCGGTTGATGCCTTTTTGCGCGGTTTTGATGTGCAAGCGGGGATGTGCTGCGAATCGGCTCCATCGACCAGAGACGCTGCACTCTGA
- a CDS encoding diguanylate cyclase produces the protein MAKLLDSTHGKPKLLVVDDQPINIQVMYRCFAGDYQVFMATSGEQALELCKGNPPDLILLDVVMPGLDGFEVCKRLKADETTSHIPIIFVTAHTDPAQETHGLNLGAVDFIAKPVNPDVVRARVKTHLTLKFQSDLLRRLVFLDGLTGVFNRRYFDQQILTEWARAVRSNSPLSLILLDVDFFKLFNDQYGHQAGDDALRQVANALKISLKRPADLVARFGGEEFACILPETSYEDALAIADRLQRSIRELNIPHATSSVADVITISVGLATRVGNAGNEATDLIGLADIMLYEAKHTGRARVCSSVLETAT, from the coding sequence GTGGCGAAGTTACTGGATAGCACGCACGGCAAGCCCAAGCTGCTGGTCGTGGACGATCAGCCCATCAACATCCAGGTCATGTACCGGTGCTTTGCTGGCGACTATCAGGTATTCATGGCCACCAGTGGCGAGCAGGCTCTGGAGCTGTGCAAGGGCAATCCCCCGGACCTGATTCTGCTGGACGTGGTGATGCCCGGATTGGATGGATTTGAAGTCTGCAAACGGCTCAAGGCTGACGAAACCACGAGTCACATACCCATCATTTTTGTGACCGCCCACACCGATCCGGCGCAAGAGACGCATGGCCTGAATCTGGGCGCGGTGGACTTCATTGCCAAACCGGTGAATCCGGACGTGGTGCGGGCCCGGGTCAAGACTCACCTGACCCTCAAGTTCCAATCCGACCTGTTGCGTCGGCTGGTCTTCCTGGATGGTCTGACTGGTGTGTTCAACCGGCGCTACTTCGACCAGCAAATTCTCACGGAATGGGCACGTGCGGTGCGCAGCAATTCACCGCTGTCGCTCATTCTTCTGGATGTGGACTTCTTCAAGCTGTTCAACGACCAATACGGCCACCAAGCCGGTGATGATGCGCTCCGACAGGTTGCCAATGCACTCAAAATCAGCCTGAAGCGCCCCGCGGATCTGGTTGCACGCTTCGGCGGAGAAGAATTCGCCTGCATACTTCCAGAAACCTCCTATGAAGATGCTCTGGCCATTGCGGACCGCCTGCAACGCAGCATCCGGGAATTGAACATACCGCACGCAACCTCCAGCGTCGCCGATGTCATCACCATCAGTGTGGGACTGGCAACGCGTGTCGGCAATGCGGGAAACGAAGCAACGGACTTGATCGGCCTAGCCGACATCATGCTGTATGAGGCCAAGCACACGGGGCGTGCCCGCGTGTGCAGCAGCGTGCTGGAGACGGCCACCTGA
- a CDS encoding Hpt domain-containing protein, producing MGNDAFSTGLDIVPVLDTAGAITLMDESEELYLEIAQAYVIELAGLLASLETALARTDLTEATRTLHTFKGLSLTVGAQRLSEICRRCELELKTLLAESRTLDAATHSKMTSALQEGTQQTAAALETYLKQQAQPTAMDASSSAQGQHDLALLNDLRDLRHLLARSDLAALDRFSALQTTYSDLAEPLKQLELSLKAFDFSQAMVQCDELIRKCSPLA from the coding sequence ATGGGCAACGATGCCTTTTCCACCGGGCTGGATATTGTGCCGGTCCTGGACACCGCTGGCGCCATTACCCTGATGGACGAGAGTGAGGAGCTGTACCTTGAAATAGCCCAAGCCTACGTGATCGAGCTTGCCGGTCTGCTTGCATCACTCGAAACCGCCCTGGCTCGCACCGACCTGACGGAAGCCACGCGAACATTGCATACCTTCAAGGGCTTGTCGTTGACGGTAGGAGCACAAAGACTTTCAGAAATATGCAGACGCTGCGAACTCGAGCTCAAGACCTTGCTCGCCGAGTCCCGCACACTCGACGCTGCAACCCACAGCAAGATGACTTCCGCCCTGCAGGAGGGAACGCAGCAAACTGCTGCTGCACTTGAGACCTATCTGAAACAGCAAGCCCAGCCGACAGCAATGGATGCCTCGTCCTCGGCGCAAGGTCAACACGATCTCGCTCTTCTGAACGACTTGCGGGATTTGCGCCACTTGCTGGCCCGATCCGACCTGGCGGCCCTGGACCGATTTTCTGCACTGCAGACAACCTACTCAGATTTGGCTGAGCCATTGAAACAACTCGAGCTATCGCTCAAGGCTTTTGATTTCTCACAAGCTATGGTTCAATGCGATGAACTGATTCGCAAATGCAGCCCACTCGCATAG
- a CDS encoding phosphoglycerate kinase: protein MNVIRFSDLCAQGKVAGKRVFIRADLNVPQDDAGNITEDTRIRASVPCIELALKAGAAVMVTSHLGRPTEGAFKPEDSLAPVARRLGELLGREVPLLSNWVDGVSVAPGSLVMLENCRVNKGEKKNDEALARKMAALCDIFVHDAFGTAHRAEASTYGIAQYAPIACAGPLLAAEMDAISKALLAPKRPLVAIVAGSKVSTKLTILKSLAANVDQLIVGGGIANTFMLASGLKIGKSLAEPDLLAEATAVIEAMRARGAAVPIPTDVVTAKTFSAGAIATTKLATEVEDDDLILDIGPQTAKVLAEQLKAAGTIVWNGPVGVFEFAAFEGGTRTIAHAIAESSAFSIAGGGDTLAAIAKYGIEKQIGYISTGGGAFLEVLEGKTLPAFEILSRRAAQ, encoded by the coding sequence ATGAACGTAATCCGTTTTTCCGATTTGTGCGCCCAAGGCAAGGTGGCTGGCAAACGCGTGTTTATCCGCGCTGATTTGAATGTTCCACAAGATGATGCAGGCAACATCACCGAAGACACCCGCATTCGCGCCAGCGTTCCGTGCATTGAGTTGGCCCTGAAGGCCGGCGCTGCCGTCATGGTCACCTCCCATCTGGGGCGCCCCACGGAAGGAGCCTTCAAACCGGAAGATTCGCTGGCTCCGGTGGCCCGCCGCCTGGGTGAACTGCTGGGGCGTGAAGTGCCTTTGCTGTCCAACTGGGTGGACGGTGTGAGCGTGGCGCCCGGCTCACTGGTCATGCTGGAAAACTGCCGCGTCAACAAGGGCGAGAAGAAGAACGACGAGGCCTTGGCCCGCAAGATGGCGGCGTTGTGCGACATCTTCGTGCACGACGCGTTTGGTACCGCTCACCGCGCCGAAGCCAGCACCTACGGTATCGCCCAGTACGCCCCGATAGCCTGTGCGGGTCCGTTGCTGGCCGCTGAGATGGACGCCATTTCCAAGGCATTGCTGGCACCCAAGCGTCCCTTGGTCGCCATCGTGGCGGGCTCCAAGGTGTCGACCAAGCTCACCATTCTCAAGAGTCTGGCCGCCAATGTGGACCAGCTCATTGTGGGTGGCGGCATTGCCAATACTTTCATGCTGGCGTCGGGATTGAAGATCGGCAAGAGTCTGGCGGAACCCGATCTGCTGGCTGAAGCGACTGCCGTGATTGAAGCCATGCGCGCGCGTGGAGCCGCCGTGCCTATTCCTACCGATGTAGTAACGGCAAAGACCTTTTCTGCGGGCGCAATTGCGACCACCAAGCTGGCCACGGAAGTGGAGGACGATGACCTGATTCTGGACATCGGCCCTCAGACTGCGAAGGTACTGGCGGAGCAGCTCAAGGCCGCGGGCACCATCGTCTGGAATGGCCCCGTGGGCGTTTTTGAATTTGCTGCTTTCGAAGGTGGCACCCGCACCATTGCCCATGCCATCGCCGAGTCCAGCGCCTTCTCCATCGCGGGTGGTGGTGACACCCTGGCAGCGATTGCCAAGTACGGCATTGAAAAGCAGATTGGCTACATATCCACCGGTGGCGGTGCTTTCCTCGAAGTGCTCGAAGGCAAGACCCTGCCGGCGTTCGAGATTCTGAGCCGCCGCGCCGCGCAATAG
- a CDS encoding AzlD domain-containing protein, which produces MGTFIADINGWHMVTIVALVGVSVLTRCFFFISEKEWQLPHWAERGLQYAPIAALGAVIAPEIVMSQGQLIHTLEDARLFGALGGLVYYFARRGGGQAVLGTIVAGMAVYLPLHIGLGW; this is translated from the coding sequence ATGGGCACATTCATTGCTGACATCAACGGCTGGCATATGGTGACCATCGTGGCGCTAGTGGGTGTGTCAGTGCTGACGCGCTGCTTTTTCTTCATCTCAGAGAAGGAATGGCAGCTGCCACATTGGGCCGAGCGCGGCCTGCAGTACGCGCCCATTGCGGCATTGGGCGCGGTCATTGCACCCGAGATCGTCATGAGCCAGGGGCAGCTGATTCACACGTTGGAAGATGCGCGCCTGTTTGGCGCATTGGGTGGTCTGGTCTACTATTTTGCTCGTCGCGGGGGAGGCCAGGCGGTGCTCGGCACCATAGTCGCCGGCATGGCAGTTTATCTGCCGCTGCATATTGGTTTGGGCTGGTGA
- a CDS encoding LysM peptidoglycan-binding domain-containing protein, whose product MAKSKVALAALTALSSALLIAPAFAQNYPITPAQRATANQVAQKGVPLSELAPNAPDRYTIKSGDTLWDISKLYLKSPWRWPELWGMNLDQIKNPHRIYPGQVLVLERADGRATLRIDDGGLVPADINTVRVSPRNRLEALPDSALPTLRPSVIEPFLAEPIIVDALEFAAAPRIVSAQEGRVLLTRGDRAYARGQNGMPLLDDQQSEKIFRVFRTATPLKDPETGAVLGYEAIYAGKAKLKSSETTSEEVDASGKVSTAIVPARIDIISAKEEIRVGDRLLPEPPRDIRTYTPHAPQGALTGRIVSVYGSAVENAAQNQVVVINKGKLDGVDSGTVLAILKNGARIIDKQDEARPLLKLPDERNGLMMVFRTFDHLSYALILDITDGVRVGDRLASPR is encoded by the coding sequence ATGGCGAAATCCAAAGTGGCACTGGCCGCCCTGACTGCATTGTCCAGCGCACTATTGATTGCGCCAGCATTTGCACAAAATTACCCCATTACCCCGGCCCAAAGGGCCACAGCAAATCAAGTCGCACAAAAAGGCGTCCCTCTGAGTGAGCTGGCGCCCAACGCCCCTGACCGCTACACCATCAAGAGTGGCGACACCCTGTGGGACATCTCCAAGCTGTACCTCAAGAGCCCGTGGCGCTGGCCTGAGCTATGGGGCATGAACCTGGACCAGATCAAGAATCCGCACCGTATCTACCCCGGTCAGGTTCTGGTGCTGGAACGCGCGGATGGGCGCGCCACCTTGCGCATCGATGACGGTGGGCTGGTACCGGCAGACATCAATACCGTACGGGTTTCACCGCGGAATCGCCTGGAGGCGCTGCCTGATAGCGCGCTGCCGACCTTGCGACCCAGCGTGATCGAACCGTTCCTTGCCGAGCCCATCATTGTGGATGCGCTCGAGTTTGCCGCTGCGCCGCGGATCGTGTCGGCCCAGGAGGGCCGCGTACTGCTGACCCGTGGTGACCGGGCTTATGCACGCGGACAAAATGGCATGCCGCTGCTGGACGACCAGCAATCCGAGAAGATCTTCCGGGTGTTCCGTACCGCGACCCCCCTGAAAGATCCGGAAACCGGCGCAGTGCTGGGTTATGAGGCCATTTACGCTGGCAAGGCAAAACTCAAGAGCAGCGAGACCACATCGGAAGAGGTGGATGCCAGCGGGAAAGTCAGCACTGCCATCGTTCCTGCGCGCATTGACATCATCAGTGCCAAGGAAGAGATACGGGTAGGAGACCGCCTGCTGCCCGAACCGCCGCGCGATATCCGCACCTACACCCCGCACGCGCCGCAAGGTGCCCTTACCGGACGCATCGTCTCGGTCTATGGCAGCGCCGTGGAAAACGCTGCCCAGAACCAGGTGGTAGTCATCAACAAGGGCAAACTCGACGGGGTGGACAGCGGCACGGTGCTCGCCATCCTCAAGAACGGTGCACGCATCATCGACAAGCAGGACGAGGCCCGTCCTCTGCTCAAGCTGCCCGATGAGCGCAACGGTCTGATGATGGTGTTCCGGACCTTTGACCACCTGTCCTACGCGCTGATTCTGGATATTACCGACGGCGTGCGGGTGGGTGACCGGTTGGCGTCTCCCCGCTAG
- a CDS encoding DUF494 domain-containing protein: MFEVLAFVYENYDPGESCPEPAHLKRKLSAVGFESDEIGEAITWLKGLDGAVRPSPPTPWLIQPEAGSTRIYPRHEQNHLGVAAMGFLHFMENAGKMSAELREVVIDRAMAAPGGPVSLDDLKLIVLMVYWRFGQEPDALVLDELCDNASARVSH; encoded by the coding sequence ATGTTTGAAGTCCTAGCGTTTGTTTACGAGAACTACGACCCGGGTGAATCCTGTCCGGAACCCGCACACCTGAAGCGCAAGCTCAGCGCGGTGGGCTTTGAATCCGACGAAATTGGCGAAGCAATTACCTGGCTCAAGGGTCTTGATGGCGCAGTCCGCCCCTCACCGCCCACCCCATGGTTGATACAGCCTGAAGCAGGCAGTACACGCATCTATCCTCGTCACGAACAAAACCACCTGGGCGTGGCCGCCATGGGTTTTCTGCATTTCATGGAAAACGCCGGAAAGATGTCGGCCGAATTGCGCGAAGTCGTCATTGACCGTGCCATGGCCGCACCAGGCGGACCGGTGTCGCTAGACGACCTCAAACTCATCGTATTGATGGTGTACTGGCGTTTTGGTCAGGAGCCCGATGCGCTGGTGCTGGATGAGCTCTGTGACAACGCCAGCGCGCGCGTATCACACTGA
- a CDS encoding AzlC family ABC transporter permease, whose translation MQTIRQIVRNTEFRQGFVEMAQVAPGIAAWGLMTGVAMVKSGLGTAESLFMALTVFAGSAQLAAIPLMLAGAPIWVILATAFCVNLRFVVFSAHMRRYVMHVPFLKRLLCGYLTGDLTYVLFVKRHPEPATDDAGRAGQVAYLLGNGSINWFSWTASSLVGVVLANFIPTTWGLGFAGILALVGMTCSLASSPLRWIAGGIAAAAGVAAFTLPLKLNILVAIAAAVAFSLMLERSPWAGPLTGKPGR comes from the coding sequence ATGCAGACCATTCGCCAGATCGTCAGGAATACGGAGTTTCGCCAGGGCTTTGTGGAGATGGCGCAGGTCGCGCCGGGCATTGCCGCATGGGGGTTGATGACGGGTGTGGCCATGGTCAAGTCCGGATTGGGGACGGCTGAATCCTTGTTCATGGCCCTGACCGTGTTTGCCGGAAGTGCACAGCTCGCAGCCATTCCCCTGATGCTAGCGGGTGCGCCGATCTGGGTGATTCTGGCGACGGCGTTTTGCGTGAACCTTCGCTTTGTTGTGTTCAGCGCCCATATGCGCAGGTATGTCATGCATGTGCCATTCCTCAAGCGTCTCTTGTGCGGTTACCTCACCGGTGATCTGACTTACGTGCTGTTCGTCAAGCGTCACCCCGAACCGGCGACAGACGATGCAGGACGGGCCGGTCAAGTCGCCTACCTGCTGGGCAATGGCAGCATCAATTGGTTCAGCTGGACCGCCAGCAGTCTGGTAGGCGTGGTACTGGCCAACTTCATTCCCACTACCTGGGGATTGGGCTTTGCAGGCATTCTTGCCTTGGTCGGTATGACCTGTTCGCTTGCTTCGTCCCCTTTGCGTTGGATTGCCGGAGGTATTGCGGCAGCAGCCGGCGTGGCGGCCTTTACGCTGCCGCTCAAGCTGAATATTTTGGTGGCCATCGCGGCGGCCGTAGCTTTCAGTCTGATGCTGGAGCGCTCGCCCTGGGCGGGCCCTCTCACTGGCAAACCGGGTCGCTAG
- the def gene encoding peptide deformylase: MALLPILCYPDPKLFKVAKPVASVDERIQTLVSDMLETMYEAKGIGLAATQVNVHERVIVIDISEERDQPLVLINPELTWKSEATKLNEEGCLSVPGIYDGVVRHEAVHVRALDEKGQERTVEADGLLAICVQHEMDHLLGKVFVEYLSVLKRNRIKTKMQKLQREEAR; this comes from the coding sequence ATGGCACTACTCCCGATTCTTTGTTATCCCGACCCCAAGCTATTCAAGGTCGCCAAGCCCGTCGCCTCCGTGGACGAGCGTATCCAGACGCTGGTTTCCGACATGCTGGAAACCATGTACGAAGCCAAGGGCATTGGCTTGGCTGCGACCCAGGTGAACGTGCATGAGCGCGTCATCGTTATCGACATTTCAGAGGAGCGCGACCAGCCACTGGTACTGATCAACCCCGAATTGACCTGGAAGAGCGAAGCCACCAAGCTCAACGAAGAAGGTTGCCTGTCGGTGCCCGGCATCTATGACGGAGTGGTTCGCCACGAGGCCGTGCACGTGCGGGCCTTGGACGAAAAAGGCCAGGAGCGCACCGTCGAAGCGGATGGCCTGCTGGCCATTTGCGTTCAGCATGAAATGGATCATTTGCTGGGCAAGGTGTTTGTGGAATACCTGTCTGTGCTCAAGCGCAACCGCATCAAGACCAAGATGCAGAAGCTGCAGCGCGAGGAAGCGCGTTGA
- a CDS encoding DUF1631 family protein, producing the protein MATTPKSASRLQFARSLRERFLADVSGAMEEIAAAVQVRLTELVDEPCAPKEVQPRRDAWMAYKDARQVWVDRTIAEWKSCLEPVKTKKDSTRLDTSAMTLVGTDEVENKIVASRLVLAVNDKVISELDDLRVRIKYLEDIEDLADRDLFRPEVLVLLLVEQWPKSGMSSDNWGMVSEVVQRGLITAMKAAYKAVNDELVSRGVLPVIELKDRVKAPRALRGGVQRPAFRAPGPPQPQSPVTGSDSVVPRYGDAASGHEGGATPRSSGAGGFFSGSTPFWKQSAPTEPMGSDAGYSATEEARILSAGTPLARARVRAQGVLSQLKRIFVSHAVDDFATTELHRPSHALTEAISPQVVAARYAAGGTLYEDFSPAGVARVAVDLREKTAELKQKAETKSEKATIEIVALMFQAILAEERIPPGVRVWFARLQMPVLRVALEDSEFLSTTDHPARLLIDRMGSCVMGFDGTGVQTAAMETEVKRIVQVIEQYPETGKKVYQIVYEEFQKFLSKFLTEKGTTQKVVSVAQQVEQKETLAIQYTIEIRDMLKDLPVRDEIRDFLFKVWSEVLAVSAIRKGAKHADTQTLKKCASELVWAASAKPNRTDRAKVIQELPNLLLRLRAGMTLLAMAPSEQERHVKKISDTLADAFLSKTQAIPQAKIDAMAQRLSNLEDFVSDDVMGDLPLDSESLEMMLGIEAAAIEVVSGGGAKPTAAMLAWAAELQLGSWFTLDHNNQVTQVQFAWRSERKHLNLFAATSGKSFLIQGGRLAAYLQAGLLKPQEEEALTVRATRDALAKLEANPERLLA; encoded by the coding sequence ATGGCAACCACACCCAAGTCAGCATCCCGTTTGCAGTTCGCCAGGAGCTTGCGAGAGCGCTTTCTGGCTGATGTCAGCGGGGCAATGGAGGAAATTGCAGCAGCCGTGCAGGTGCGACTCACCGAGTTGGTGGATGAGCCCTGTGCACCCAAGGAAGTGCAGCCCCGCCGCGATGCCTGGATGGCCTACAAGGATGCGCGCCAGGTTTGGGTTGATCGGACCATTGCGGAGTGGAAGTCCTGCCTGGAACCGGTCAAGACCAAGAAGGATTCGACGCGCTTGGACACTTCCGCCATGACCTTGGTGGGCACCGACGAGGTGGAAAACAAGATCGTGGCTTCGCGCCTGGTGCTGGCAGTCAACGACAAGGTGATCTCCGAACTGGACGACTTGCGGGTACGTATCAAATACCTAGAAGATATTGAGGACTTGGCTGACCGCGATCTGTTCAGGCCGGAAGTTCTGGTATTGCTGCTGGTCGAGCAATGGCCCAAGTCGGGGATGTCATCCGATAACTGGGGCATGGTCAGCGAAGTGGTGCAGCGTGGCCTGATAACGGCCATGAAAGCAGCCTACAAGGCGGTCAATGACGAGTTGGTCAGCAGGGGCGTATTGCCAGTAATTGAACTCAAGGACCGGGTCAAGGCGCCACGTGCCCTGCGTGGTGGTGTTCAACGTCCGGCTTTCCGTGCGCCAGGGCCACCGCAGCCACAGTCGCCGGTGACCGGCTCGGATTCCGTTGTGCCACGTTATGGTGATGCCGCCAGTGGACACGAGGGCGGAGCGACTCCCCGCAGTTCGGGTGCCGGTGGATTCTTTTCTGGTAGTACGCCGTTCTGGAAGCAATCCGCGCCCACGGAACCTATGGGATCCGATGCAGGATATTCCGCAACTGAAGAAGCGCGCATATTGTCTGCCGGCACTCCATTGGCGCGTGCCAGAGTCCGTGCCCAAGGTGTTCTGAGTCAGCTGAAACGTATCTTTGTCAGCCACGCAGTGGATGACTTTGCCACCACCGAGCTGCACCGGCCATCCCACGCGCTGACCGAGGCCATCTCACCACAGGTGGTTGCCGCGCGTTATGCCGCAGGCGGCACCCTGTACGAAGACTTTAGCCCGGCGGGTGTGGCCCGCGTGGCCGTGGACTTGCGGGAAAAGACGGCCGAGCTCAAGCAAAAGGCTGAAACCAAGAGCGAAAAAGCCACCATTGAAATCGTGGCCCTGATGTTCCAGGCCATACTGGCGGAAGAGCGTATTCCACCGGGAGTCCGAGTCTGGTTTGCGCGTCTGCAGATGCCGGTCTTGCGGGTGGCTCTGGAGGATTCTGAATTCCTCAGCACCACGGATCATCCGGCGCGCCTGTTGATCGACCGCATGGGTTCCTGCGTCATGGGCTTTGACGGCACAGGTGTGCAAACTGCTGCTATGGAAACCGAGGTCAAGCGCATCGTTCAGGTCATCGAGCAATATCCGGAGACTGGCAAAAAGGTTTACCAGATCGTCTACGAAGAGTTTCAGAAGTTCCTCTCCAAGTTCCTGACCGAAAAGGGCACCACCCAAAAAGTGGTCAGTGTCGCGCAGCAGGTGGAGCAAAAGGAAACGTTGGCAATCCAGTACACCATTGAAATCCGGGACATGCTCAAGGATTTGCCGGTGCGCGATGAAATTCGCGATTTCCTGTTCAAGGTCTGGTCCGAAGTGCTGGCCGTGTCTGCCATCCGCAAGGGCGCCAAGCATGCGGATACGCAGACCCTCAAGAAATGCGCGTCCGAGTTGGTGTGGGCGGCCAGTGCCAAGCCCAACCGGACGGATCGTGCCAAGGTGATTCAGGAGTTGCCCAATCTGCTGCTGCGCTTGCGTGCCGGCATGACTTTGCTGGCGATGGCGCCGAGTGAGCAGGAGCGGCATGTCAAGAAGATCAGCGACACGTTGGCAGATGCCTTCTTGTCCAAGACGCAAGCCATTCCGCAAGCCAAAATCGATGCCATGGCACAGCGCCTGAGCAATCTCGAGGACTTTGTCAGCGATGACGTCATGGGCGACCTGCCGCTGGATTCCGAGAGTCTGGAGATGATGCTGGGGATAGAGGCCGCCGCGATAGAGGTGGTGTCCGGCGGTGGCGCCAAGCCCACGGCAGCCATGCTGGCCTGGGCGGCGGAGTTGCAGCTGGGTTCGTGGTTCACTCTGGATCACAACAACCAGGTGACACAGGTGCAGTTTGCCTGGCGCAGTGAGCGCAAGCACCTGAACCTGTTTGCCGCCACATCCGGCAAGAGCTTCCTGATTCAAGGCGGACGCCTTGCTGCCTATTTGCAGGCTGGTCTGCTGAAGCCGCAGGAAGAAGAGGCACTGACGGTACGCGCTACGCGCGACGCACTGGCCAAACTCGAAGCCAACCCCGAGCGTCTGTTGGCTTAG
- the dprA gene encoding DNA-processing protein DprA translates to MNHYELAAWLRLLLTPGIGRGTARKLLTAFGLPATVLEQSPAVLAELLSPAQVHALSTEPHDLTSQLDVTWAWLNADPHMRRVLCLGDPLFPQRLLDIEDPPLLLYAVGRPEAWDDNLLNTGTCLAVVGSRNPTPQGAANARQFASALAGAGLTIVSGMALGVDGAAHEGALEGAASDGLATIAVVGTGLDRVYPRQHRDLAHRIAQRGVILSEFALGTGPLAPNFPQRNRIISGLSQGTLVVEAALKSGSLITARLAVEQGRDVFAIPGSIHATQSRGCHALIKEGAKLVESAQDVLDELVLEMTQPANIPIGHQTVREQGSESALLQALGFDACSLDALQARTGLPTPSLLAELMTLELEGMVARLPGGLYQRLVQA, encoded by the coding sequence ATGAATCACTACGAACTTGCCGCCTGGCTGCGGCTTTTACTGACTCCTGGCATCGGCAGAGGCACGGCGCGCAAGTTGCTGACGGCCTTTGGCCTGCCCGCAACGGTGTTGGAGCAATCCCCGGCTGTCTTGGCTGAACTGCTCAGCCCGGCCCAAGTCCATGCTTTGTCGACCGAGCCACACGACCTAACATCGCAACTGGATGTCACCTGGGCATGGCTGAACGCTGATCCTCACATGCGGCGTGTGCTCTGCCTGGGTGACCCGCTGTTTCCCCAACGGTTGCTGGACATTGAAGACCCTCCCTTGCTGCTGTATGCGGTGGGTCGACCTGAAGCCTGGGATGACAACCTGCTGAACACAGGAACCTGTCTGGCCGTCGTGGGCAGTCGCAACCCCACACCGCAGGGTGCTGCCAACGCTCGGCAGTTTGCGTCAGCGCTGGCAGGCGCGGGCCTCACCATCGTCTCCGGTATGGCACTTGGCGTGGACGGCGCTGCGCATGAGGGTGCGCTAGAAGGGGCTGCTTCAGACGGGCTGGCCACCATTGCGGTGGTGGGCACCGGCCTGGACCGGGTCTATCCCAGGCAACACCGCGATCTGGCACATCGCATTGCCCAGCGTGGCGTGATACTGAGCGAATTTGCCCTCGGTACTGGCCCTCTGGCGCCCAATTTTCCGCAGCGCAATCGCATCATCTCGGGTCTTTCGCAAGGCACGCTGGTGGTGGAGGCCGCCTTGAAGTCCGGTTCGTTGATCACTGCCCGACTGGCCGTGGAACAGGGCCGTGACGTGTTCGCCATACCTGGCTCCATCCACGCAACCCAGTCACGCGGCTGCCACGCCCTCATCAAGGAGGGCGCCAAATTGGTCGAAAGTGCGCAGGATGTTCTGGATGAGCTGGTGCTGGAGATGACTCAGCCCGCAAACATCCCTATCGGGCATCAGACCGTGCGGGAGCAGGGGAGCGAATCCGCACTGTTGCAGGCCCTGGGTTTCGATGCCTGCAGTCTGGATGCCTTGCAGGCGCGAACCGGCCTGCCCACTCCCTCGCTGTTGGCGGAACTGATGACGCTGGAACTGGAAGGTATGGTGGCCCGCCTGCCGGGCGGGCTCTACCAGCGCTTGGTCCAGGCCTGA